The Caldisalinibacter kiritimatiensis region TACTAAAGGATTCACTTATTTCTCCCAATGCAGGTGAAATAGTAGAATTTGTCATTATTATTAGTAGTGAAATTGATAGAATAGCAGGTTTTAATAATTTATTCATATGAATTCACCTCATAAAAAGTTCAATTACTCCTTTTAAGTATTTTTTATATTAAGCTAATTTATACATCAATATACTTTAGTTGTTAAACTAATTTAAATTACATATAATTTAGATTAAAGTATTAATTAAATTTAAAAAATATTGAGTTAGGAGAGATATAAAATGAATGATGTACGAGAATTATTAGAAGATATAATAACGTCTGAAAAGCTAATATATGGAGTTTTAAGTAAGCTTAAAAAGAAAAGTAATAGCATTTATACGAAGGTTTCAGTAAAGCCTGTTTTAATAAAAAATGAGAAAGTAATACAGTTTACCTATCATTATGATAATAAAGTTATGCATAAAAATCTTTCTTTTAATCAAGCAATAGAAAATATAACTAAGTTGATGAATGATTATTTTAGACAGGCAATGTTATTTACTGTGGATGCTGATTATCAGATTTTAGTAAGTAAAAAGGGAAAAGTAAAAATACTAAAAAAGAAACCATCACGAAAAAAAGTTAACTTAAGTCATAATCGAAAGAAAAATTATATAATAGAAGAAAATAAACCTTATCCTTTTTTGGTAAGATTAGGAGTTATGAATGAAAAAGGAAAAGTTTATTCTAAAAAATATGATAAGTTTAAACAGATAAATAGATTTTTAGAAATGGTATCTGATACTATAACTACTTTAGAAAACAAAACGACATTAAATATAGTAGATTTTGGATGCGGAAAATCCTATTTAACTTTTGCATTATATCATTACTTAGTAAATATATTAGGATATGATGTAAATATAGTAGGATTGGATTTAAAGAAAAATGTAATAGAGTTTTGCAATCAAGTAGCAATGGATTTAAAGTATGAAAAATTAAAATTTAAACACGGAGATATCAAAAGTTTTGAAGAATTTGAAAAAGTGGACATGGTAGTGACATTACATGCATGTAATACAGCAACAGATGATGCTTTAGCTAAAGCAGTGAAATGGGGTGCAGATATTATTATGTCAGTTCCATGTTGTCAACATGAGTTATTTAATAAGATACACAATCCTATAATGAAGCCGATGGAAAAGCATGGGATTATAAAGGAAAGGTTAGCTTCGCTGATAACAGACAGCCTACGTGCAAATGTATTAGAGATACTAGGGTATTCAACACAAATGCTAGAGTTTATATCTATAGAACATACACCTAAAAATATATTAATTCGAGCTATTAAGAAAGAGAATATAAATAAAAATGCTGTCGAGGAATATAAAAACTTTAAGACGTTTTGGAATATAAACGACCCATATATTGAACAAGCTATGGGAGATAATCTTACAAACGTGTTAAAAATGAGTAAATAACATCTATGTGATGTTTTACTGTTTGTAAAGTAAAATGTATTATATTAAGATAAAGAAAATTTTTATATAAAATTATTGACATAAGACAATATTAACTAATACAATAAAAGTGAAAGAAGTTAATATTGGTGTATGACAATCATTGGAGAAATCCATTTAGTAGATATGGTTACTTGATGGATACCGAAGAAGCAAGAAACAGATTTAGCTCCGAATCTGTTTCGAAACTTTCAGGTAAAGGTACAATGATTGGACACAACCCTGGAGAGACCCTACATAATTATTAGGGCATCGAAGAAGTAATCTACTTATGAATAGTAAGTGGAGAAACTTTCAGATAAAAGGACAGGGCATAAGGAAGCATAGGTTTATTATGCTTTCTTATGCCCTGTCCTATTTTTGTTTAAAAATCAAATGGGAGGGAATAGTATGTTAGCTATAACAAAAGGCATGGGATTATTACTTTTAGCATTAATACTTTTTTCAGGATTTAGTTTAAAGGCTCCAAAAGGAGACAAAGCTATGTCAGGACTTGCAGGAGCTGCGGTGGCAACTTTTTTAGTAGAAGCAATTCATAAATATATCAGTGGAGATTTTCTTAACATTGGATTTTTAGGAGAAGTAGGAAATGCATCTGGTTCTATGGGAGGGCCTATTGCCGCTATTTTAGTTGGTCTTAATATGGGGATATCACCTGTGTATGCTGTAGTAGCTGGAGCAGCAGTAGCTAAACTGGGGATTTTACCTGGCTTTATAGCAGGATATATCATTGGACTTATAGCACCTATTCTTAAGAATAAACTTCCTAAAGGAACAGATGTTATTGTAGGCGCTTTATTAATAGCACCATTGTCACGATTAATAGCTGTGACTGTTGCACCTATTGTGGACAGTACACTTTTAAGTATAGGTGATATGATAGTGGTAGCAGCTGATCAGTCACCTTATGTTATGGGATTCTTACTAGGGGGAATAATAAAAATACTATGTACTTCTCCACTTAGCTCAATGGCCCTAACTGCAATGCTTGGGTTACAAGGACTTGCAATGGGGATAGCTTCTATTGCTAGCTTTGGAGGAGCATTTACAAATGGAATAGTATTTAAAACATTAAAAATAGGTGATTCTAGTAATGTAATAGCTGTAATGCTTGAACCATTAACACAGGCAGACATTATTACTAAAAATCCTATTCCAGTGTATTTATCAGATTTTATAGGTGGTGGTTTAGCAGGAATGGTTGCTGCACATTTTAAAATAATTAATAATGCACCAGGTACAGCTTCTCCAATACCTGGAATGTTAGCGCCATTCGGGTTCAATGCACCGATAGATGTAATAACTGCACTGGGATTTGCACTTATAGGGGGAGTAATAGGAGGATTAGTTGGTACTACTTTATACAAGATTATAAAAAGTAAAAAGACAGTAACTACAAACAAAAAATTATTAACTGAATAATATTATTTATTGATATAGAGTAAAAATAACTTATAGGACAATAGTAAAACTTTGTTTATAGTAAAGGCCTTGACAGTTAAATGAATATTGGAATAATATAATAAGTGTGTATAAATAGTAAAGTTTAACATTATAGACTAAAGATAGGGTGTTACATTTGATAAAAACGAAAAAAATAGTAAAGGAATGGATTTACCCAACGATTATAGCATTAGTCATAGCATTACTTATCAATAAATTTGTTTTTTTCTTAGTTGTTGTACCAACAGGGTCTATGAAACCTACAATTATGCCTGGTGATAGACTTTTAATTACTAGGGTATATGATAAGGAAAAACTTAATCGGGGAGATATTATTGTATTTTATTCAGATGAGCTTGAAAAAACTTTGGTAAAACGGCTTATAGGACTACCTAAAGATAATATAGTAGTAAAAAGGGATGGAACGGTTTATATAAATGACAAAAAACTCGAAGAGCCTTATATAATAAGAGGTTATTGTACCACTGGAGTATTTAAAGTACCAGAAGGAAAATATTTGTTCTTAGGAGATAATAGACCAAATTCTTTTGATAGTCGTGGTTGGGAAAATCCGTATATATCAATGGATAAGATAAAGGGGAAAGC contains the following coding sequences:
- a CDS encoding class I SAM-dependent methyltransferase yields the protein MNDVRELLEDIITSEKLIYGVLSKLKKKSNSIYTKVSVKPVLIKNEKVIQFTYHYDNKVMHKNLSFNQAIENITKLMNDYFRQAMLFTVDADYQILVSKKGKVKILKKKPSRKKVNLSHNRKKNYIIEENKPYPFLVRLGVMNEKGKVYSKKYDKFKQINRFLEMVSDTITTLENKTTLNIVDFGCGKSYLTFALYHYLVNILGYDVNIVGLDLKKNVIEFCNQVAMDLKYEKLKFKHGDIKSFEEFEKVDMVVTLHACNTATDDALAKAVKWGADIIMSVPCCQHELFNKIHNPIMKPMEKHGIIKERLASLITDSLRANVLEILGYSTQMLEFISIEHTPKNILIRAIKKENINKNAVEEYKNFKTFWNINDPYIEQAMGDNLTNVLKMSK
- a CDS encoding PTS sugar transporter subunit IIC, producing MLAITKGMGLLLLALILFSGFSLKAPKGDKAMSGLAGAAVATFLVEAIHKYISGDFLNIGFLGEVGNASGSMGGPIAAILVGLNMGISPVYAVVAGAAVAKLGILPGFIAGYIIGLIAPILKNKLPKGTDVIVGALLIAPLSRLIAVTVAPIVDSTLLSIGDMIVVAADQSPYVMGFLLGGIIKILCTSPLSSMALTAMLGLQGLAMGIASIASFGGAFTNGIVFKTLKIGDSSNVIAVMLEPLTQADIITKNPIPVYLSDFIGGGLAGMVAAHFKIINNAPGTASPIPGMLAPFGFNAPIDVITALGFALIGGVIGGLVGTTLYKIIKSKKTVTTNKKLLTE
- the lepB gene encoding signal peptidase I; this translates as MLHLIKTKKIVKEWIYPTIIALVIALLINKFVFFLVVVPTGSMKPTIMPGDRLLITRVYDKEKLNRGDIIVFYSDELEKTLVKRLIGLPKDNIVVKRDGTVYINDKKLEEPYIIRGYCTTGVFKVPEGKYLFLGDNRPNSFDSRGWENPYISMDKIKGKARFVVFPFDRLGKLNGIN